A stretch of the Aureibacillus halotolerans genome encodes the following:
- the rpoC gene encoding DNA-directed RNA polymerase subunit beta' — protein sequence MLDVNNFEFMKIGLASPDKIRSWSHGEVKKPETINYRTLKPEKDGLFCERIFGPQKDYECHCGKYKRIRYKGVVCDRCGVKVTKAKVRRERMGHIELAAPVSHIWYFKGIPSRMGLVLDMSPRALEEVIYFASYVVTDTGDSPLEKKQLLSEKEYRNYREKYGKGFHAQMGAEAIKKILQDIDLDKDVAGLKEELKTAQGQRRTRAIKRLEVLEAFRHSGNKPAWMILDVLPVIPPELRPMVQLDGGRFATSDLNDLYRRVINRNNRLKRLLDLGAPSIIVQNEKRMLQEAVDALIDNGRRGRPVTGPGNRPLKSLSHMLKGKQGRFRQNLLGKRVDYSGRSVIVVGPNLKMYQCGLPKEMALELFKPFVMRELVERGLAHNIKSAKRKIERVQPEVWDVLEEVIREHPVLLNRAPTLHRLGIQAFEPMLVEGRAIRLHPLVCTAYNADFDGDQMAVHVPLSAEAQAEARILMLAAQNILNPKDGKPVVTPSQDMVLGNYYLTLERKGAIGEGMCFKNSDEALVAYQNGYVHLHTRVAVAASSLQKASFTDEQNEMYLVTTPGKLIFNEILPDSFPYINEPTHYNLEKETPAKYFISQGTDLKTEIANRELIKPFSKGILGDVIAEVFKRFKITETSKMLDRMKDLGFRYSTKAGITVGIADIVVLPEKQEILKASELKIDNVIKQFRRGLITEEERYDRVISIWGAAKDQIQNKLMASLDRRNPIFMMSDSGARGNASNFTQLAGMRGLMANPAGRIIELPIRSSFREGLTVLEYFISTHGARKGLADTALKTADSGYLTRRLVDVAQDVIIREDDCNTDKGLLVAALKDGNELIEPLIERLIGRVAFKTIRHPETNDIIIGRNELITEEIGKQIVESGIEEVTIRSAFTCDTRHGVCKKCYGRNLATGSDVEVGEAVGIIAAQSIGEPGTQLTMRTFHTGGVAGDDITQGLPRIQELFEARNPKGQAVISEIHGKVTAISEVKDKQEITVQGDAEARNYTSPYGARLKVAEGDEIYAGQELTEGSIDPKELLKVKGVEGVQAYLLREVQKVYRMQGVEIGDKHVEVMVRQMMRKVWVIDGGHTELLPGSLLDIHQFRDANRDVLLRKEQPAIARPLLLGITKASLETDSFLSAASFQETTRVLTDAAIKGKRDELLGLKENVIIGKLVPAGTGMTRYRRSVPKTTVEAMAKEEENKIQETVTQES from the coding sequence TTGTTAGATGTCAATAACTTCGAATTTATGAAAATCGGATTGGCCTCACCCGATAAAATTCGCTCTTGGTCCCACGGAGAAGTTAAAAAGCCAGAAACAATTAACTATAGAACGTTAAAACCAGAAAAAGACGGCTTGTTTTGTGAACGTATATTTGGCCCGCAAAAGGATTACGAGTGTCATTGCGGCAAATATAAACGTATCCGTTACAAAGGGGTTGTTTGTGACCGCTGTGGAGTAAAGGTCACAAAGGCTAAAGTCCGTAGAGAACGTATGGGGCACATAGAGCTTGCTGCCCCTGTTTCTCACATCTGGTATTTCAAAGGCATTCCGAGCCGTATGGGTCTTGTGCTTGACATGTCACCACGTGCACTAGAAGAAGTCATTTATTTTGCTTCTTATGTGGTGACGGACACAGGCGATTCACCGCTTGAAAAGAAACAACTCCTTTCAGAGAAGGAATACCGTAACTATCGCGAGAAATACGGAAAAGGATTCCATGCGCAAATGGGTGCGGAAGCCATTAAAAAGATCCTTCAAGACATTGATTTGGATAAAGATGTAGCTGGGTTGAAGGAAGAGCTAAAAACCGCTCAAGGACAACGTCGTACACGTGCGATCAAACGTCTGGAAGTACTTGAAGCTTTCCGTCATTCTGGCAATAAGCCCGCTTGGATGATTCTAGATGTTCTTCCGGTCATTCCACCAGAGCTACGCCCAATGGTACAGCTTGACGGTGGTCGATTTGCTACATCAGATTTGAATGATTTGTACCGTCGTGTGATTAACAGAAACAATCGCTTGAAGCGACTTCTAGACCTTGGTGCACCAAGCATTATTGTTCAGAATGAAAAACGTATGCTTCAAGAGGCTGTGGATGCATTAATTGATAACGGACGTCGAGGGCGCCCAGTAACAGGTCCAGGGAACCGTCCATTGAAGTCACTTTCACACATGTTAAAAGGGAAGCAAGGTCGCTTCCGTCAAAACTTGCTCGGAAAACGTGTTGATTACTCTGGTCGTTCGGTAATCGTCGTAGGTCCGAACTTGAAAATGTATCAATGTGGTCTTCCAAAGGAAATGGCGCTTGAGCTCTTCAAGCCATTTGTGATGAGAGAGCTTGTTGAACGAGGACTTGCACATAACATTAAAAGTGCGAAGCGAAAAATAGAGCGTGTACAACCAGAGGTTTGGGATGTGCTTGAAGAAGTCATTCGTGAGCATCCAGTGCTCTTGAACAGAGCGCCAACACTTCACAGACTAGGCATTCAAGCGTTTGAACCAATGCTTGTGGAAGGGCGCGCGATCCGGTTGCATCCTCTCGTATGTACGGCATACAACGCCGATTTTGACGGGGACCAAATGGCGGTTCACGTACCGTTATCAGCTGAAGCACAGGCAGAAGCGAGAATTCTAATGCTTGCGGCACAAAACATCTTGAATCCAAAGGATGGAAAGCCTGTTGTTACACCGTCTCAGGATATGGTTCTTGGGAACTACTATCTCACCCTTGAAAGAAAAGGGGCGATTGGTGAAGGCATGTGCTTTAAAAATTCTGATGAGGCGTTGGTTGCATACCAAAACGGTTATGTTCACCTTCACACACGTGTGGCTGTTGCTGCTTCATCGCTACAGAAAGCCAGCTTTACTGATGAACAAAATGAAATGTACTTGGTCACGACTCCTGGGAAATTGATTTTTAATGAAATTCTCCCGGACTCCTTTCCGTACATCAATGAACCAACGCATTACAATCTTGAGAAAGAAACACCAGCAAAGTATTTCATTTCTCAAGGAACTGATTTGAAAACGGAAATTGCCAATAGAGAGTTGATTAAGCCATTCAGCAAAGGCATTCTAGGTGATGTGATCGCAGAAGTCTTCAAACGCTTCAAAATCACTGAAACCTCTAAAATGCTTGACCGGATGAAAGACCTTGGTTTCCGCTATTCAACAAAAGCAGGAATCACTGTTGGGATTGCGGACATTGTTGTACTTCCAGAGAAGCAGGAAATTCTGAAAGCTTCTGAGTTGAAGATCGACAATGTGATTAAGCAGTTCAGACGTGGTTTAATAACGGAAGAAGAACGTTATGATCGTGTCATCTCCATTTGGGGAGCGGCAAAAGATCAAATCCAAAATAAGCTGATGGCGTCACTTGACCGACGTAACCCGATCTTTATGATGAGCGATTCAGGTGCCCGTGGTAACGCATCAAACTTCACACAGCTTGCAGGGATGCGTGGATTAATGGCCAACCCGGCTGGTCGTATTATTGAGTTGCCGATTCGCTCAAGCTTCCGTGAAGGTCTTACCGTTCTCGAGTACTTTATCTCCACACACGGTGCGCGTAAAGGACTTGCGGATACAGCTTTGAAAACGGCCGATTCAGGGTATTTGACAAGACGACTTGTTGACGTTGCACAGGATGTTATCATTCGTGAAGACGACTGTAATACGGATAAAGGTCTCTTGGTTGCTGCCCTTAAGGATGGCAACGAACTGATTGAACCGTTGATTGAGCGTTTGATTGGTCGCGTAGCCTTCAAGACGATCCGTCACCCGGAAACGAATGACATCATCATCGGGCGCAATGAATTGATTACTGAAGAAATCGGTAAACAAATTGTTGAATCTGGTATCGAAGAAGTGACGATTCGTTCCGCATTCACATGTGATACGCGACACGGCGTATGTAAAAAATGTTACGGTCGAAACTTGGCAACAGGCTCTGATGTAGAGGTAGGCGAAGCAGTTGGTATCATTGCTGCCCAATCTATCGGGGAGCCAGGAACTCAGCTTACGATGCGTACATTCCACACAGGTGGGGTTGCAGGAGACGATATCACACAAGGTTTACCGAGGATTCAAGAGCTTTTCGAAGCGCGTAATCCGAAAGGTCAGGCCGTGATTTCAGAGATCCATGGTAAGGTTACTGCTATTAGTGAAGTGAAAGATAAGCAGGAAATTACCGTTCAAGGTGATGCAGAAGCACGGAATTACACATCTCCTTATGGCGCCCGCCTTAAAGTCGCAGAAGGTGACGAGATTTATGCGGGTCAAGAGTTAACAGAAGGGTCCATCGATCCGAAGGAACTCTTGAAAGTCAAAGGTGTCGAAGGTGTGCAAGCCTATCTGCTACGTGAAGTTCAAAAGGTATATCGTATGCAGGGTGTTGAAATTGGCGATAAGCACGTTGAAGTAATGGTTCGTCAGATGATGCGTAAGGTTTGGGTCATCGACGGCGGTCATACAGAACTGTTGCCAGGATCATTGCTCGACATTCACCAGTTCCGAGATGCAAACAGAGATGTACTTTTGCGTAAGGAACAGCCAGCGATTGCTAGACCATTGTTGCTAGGGATTACGAAAGCGTCACTTGAAACAGATTCCTTCCTTTCTGCTGCCTCCTTCCAGGAGACAACGAGAGTGCTTACCGACGCAGCGATTAAAGGAAAGCGCGATGAACTTCTCGGCCTGAAAGAGAATGTCATCATCGGGAAGCTTGTTCCTGCCGGTACAGGGATGACGCGTTACAGACGTTCCGTTCCAAAAACAACGGTTGAAGCGATGGCAAAAGAAGAAGAAAACAAGATTCAAGAGACCGTTACACAAGAATCCTAA
- the rpsG gene encoding 30S ribosomal protein S7, with amino-acid sequence MPRKGPVQRRDVAADPIYNSKLVTRLINKVMVDGKKGKAQTILYGAFDLVKEKTGNEPMEVFEEALKNIQPVLEVKARRVGGSNYQVPVEVRPERRTTLGLRWLVNYSRLRGEKTMEERLAYEIMDAANNTGAAVKKREDTHKMAESNKAFAHYRW; translated from the coding sequence ATGCCTCGTAAAGGTCCAGTGCAACGTCGCGATGTCGCGGCAGACCCAATTTATAATTCAAAGCTTGTAACACGTTTGATCAACAAAGTAATGGTCGACGGTAAAAAAGGGAAAGCGCAAACCATTCTTTATGGTGCGTTTGATCTTGTAAAAGAGAAAACAGGCAACGAACCAATGGAAGTGTTTGAAGAAGCGTTGAAAAACATCCAACCAGTGCTTGAAGTAAAAGCACGTCGTGTGGGTGGTTCGAACTACCAAGTACCAGTTGAAGTACGTCCTGAGCGTCGTACGACTCTTGGTTTGCGTTGGTTGGTAAACTATTCTCGTCTTCGTGGTGAGAAAACAATGGAAGAGCGTCTTGCTTATGAAATTATGGACGCAGCCAACAACACTGGTGCAGCTGTTAAAAAGCGTGAAGATACGCATAAAATGGCTGAATCGAACAAAGCGTTTGCTCATTACCGCTGGTAG
- a CDS encoding 50S ribosomal protein L7ae-like protein, which yields MSYEKVKQAKRTSIGTKQTLKAIQNGDALEVVIADDADPYVVEPIRRLAIEKQLSVCTVDSMKRLGKVCGIDVGATAVAIKR from the coding sequence ATGTCTTATGAAAAAGTAAAGCAGGCCAAGCGAACGTCGATTGGAACGAAGCAGACTTTGAAAGCAATACAAAACGGCGACGCTTTGGAAGTCGTCATCGCTGATGATGCAGATCCTTATGTGGTCGAACCCATCCGGCGATTGGCAATTGAAAAACAGCTCTCCGTCTGCACAGTAGATTCAATGAAACGACTCGGTAAAGTGTGCGGCATTGATGTCGGCGCTACTGCCGTGGCGATAAAAAGGTGA
- a CDS encoding class I SAM-dependent methyltransferase: MSDHYYSRRPTVPSDPKSLNVHLNGRAYQFQSDRGVFSKQGIDFGTRLLIETFVMPDVQGAVADIGCGYGPIGTVVAAEHPERNVWMTDVNERAVELAVKNAGAHQVENVTVVQGNLLEAIQQPCAAILSNPPIRAGKKVVHTLFEQAYESLVAGGELWIVMQKKQGAPSAQDKLASLYQDVQVVAQDKGYKIIVAKKIDC, translated from the coding sequence ATGAGTGATCATTACTATAGTCGCCGACCAACTGTACCAAGTGACCCAAAAAGCCTGAATGTCCACTTGAACGGAAGAGCCTACCAGTTTCAATCTGATCGCGGCGTGTTCTCAAAGCAAGGCATTGATTTTGGCACGCGGTTGTTAATTGAGACATTTGTGATGCCAGACGTGCAAGGGGCAGTTGCGGATATTGGCTGTGGGTATGGTCCGATTGGGACGGTTGTTGCCGCTGAACATCCGGAGCGAAACGTTTGGATGACCGATGTGAATGAACGCGCTGTAGAGCTTGCGGTGAAAAATGCCGGGGCACATCAAGTTGAAAATGTGACGGTCGTTCAAGGGAACCTTTTGGAAGCGATCCAGCAGCCTTGCGCAGCTATCCTTTCTAATCCACCCATTCGAGCTGGGAAAAAGGTAGTCCATACGCTGTTTGAACAAGCGTACGAATCGCTGGTCGCTGGTGGCGAACTTTGGATCGTTATGCAAAAGAAGCAAGGGGCTCCTTCAGCACAAGACAAACTTGCCTCTCTTTATCAAGATGTGCAAGTCGTAGCGCAAGACAAAGGCTACAAAATTATCGTAGCTAAAAAAATTGACTGCTAA
- the rpoB gene encoding DNA-directed RNA polymerase subunit beta, with product MTGQTVQFGRHRQRRSYARISEVLDLPNLIEIQTASYQWFLDEGLKEMFKDISPIEDFTGNLSLEFIDYSLGEPKYPVEESKERDVTYCAPLRVKVRLLNKETGEVKEQDVFMGDFPLMTDTGTFVINGAERVIVSQLVRSPSVYYNKKIDKNGKQGYTATVIPNRGAWLEYETDAKDVIYVRIDRTRKLPVTVLLRALGFGSDQEIIDLLGDNEYIRNTLEKDNTETAEKALLEIYERLRPGEPPTVENAKNLLQTRFFDPKRYDLASVGRYKINKKLHIKNRLFNQRLAETLADPETGEVIAEKGDLLDRRLLDKITPYIESNVGFRKFHPSGGVLNNDITIQSIKIYAPQDGDEEQILNVLGNGSIEEHVKNIMPSDIIASISHFFNLLFNVGGTDDIDHLGNRRLRSVGELLQNQFRIGLSRMERVVRERMSIQDTNAITPQALINIRPVIASIKEFFGSSQLSQFMDQTNPLAELTHKRRLSALGPGGLTRDRAGVEVRDVHYSHYGRMCPIETPEGPNIGLINSLSSFAKVNKFGFIETPYRRVDPETGKVTSRIDYLTADEEDNYVVAQANARLNDDGSFVDDNIVCRFRGENNLVSRDRVDYMDVSPKQVVSAATACIPFLENDDSNRALMGANMQRQAVPLLTPDAPVVGTGMEYVSGKDSGAAVISRYDGIVEKVEAKQVWVRRTEDVNGQLVKGDLDKYRLAKFIRSNQGTCYNQRPIVAEGDHVTKGEILADGPSMDFGELALGQNILVAFMTWDGYNYEDAIIMSERLVKDDVYTSIHIEEYESEARDTKLGPEEITRDIPNVGEDALRNLDDRGIIRIGAEVHDNDLLVGKVTPKGVTELTAEERLLHAIFGEKAREVRDTSLRVPHGAGGIVLDVKIFNREDGDELPPGVNQLVRAYIVQKRKISEGDKMAGRHGNKGVISKILPEEDMPFLPDGTPVDIMLNPLGVPSRMNIGQVLEMHLGMAARQLGIRIASPVFDGAREEDVWETLEEAGMPRDAKSVLYDGRTGDPFDNRVSVGIMYMIKLAHMVDDKLHARSTGPYSLVTQQPLGGKAQFGGQRFGEMEVWALEAYGAAYMLQEILTVKSDDVVGRVRTYEAIVKGENVPEPGIPESFKVLIKELQSLGMDVKMLSADEQEINLQDVEDDEDGSADKLNLDTEPSQEV from the coding sequence TTGACAGGTCAAACAGTGCAGTTTGGACGCCACCGCCAACGCAGAAGCTATGCGCGCATCAGCGAAGTGCTGGATCTGCCGAATCTCATTGAAATTCAAACAGCATCCTATCAATGGTTTCTTGATGAGGGTCTCAAAGAAATGTTTAAAGACATTTCGCCGATCGAGGATTTCACCGGCAATCTATCCCTTGAGTTCATAGACTACAGTCTTGGCGAACCGAAATATCCTGTGGAAGAATCAAAAGAACGAGATGTCACCTATTGTGCGCCTTTGCGCGTGAAAGTTCGCCTGTTAAATAAGGAAACAGGTGAGGTCAAGGAACAAGATGTGTTCATGGGAGATTTCCCACTAATGACCGACACAGGGACATTTGTCATTAATGGAGCAGAGCGAGTTATCGTTTCGCAGCTTGTTCGTTCGCCGAGTGTCTATTATAACAAGAAGATTGACAAGAACGGCAAGCAGGGGTACACAGCTACTGTGATACCAAACCGAGGAGCATGGCTCGAGTATGAGACGGATGCCAAAGATGTCATCTATGTCCGTATTGACCGTACACGTAAATTGCCGGTAACCGTGCTGTTACGTGCGTTAGGGTTTGGGTCTGATCAAGAAATCATCGACTTGCTTGGAGATAATGAGTATATCCGCAATACGCTTGAAAAGGACAATACTGAAACCGCAGAGAAGGCATTGCTAGAGATTTATGAGCGCCTTCGTCCTGGCGAACCGCCAACGGTCGAGAATGCGAAGAACCTATTGCAAACAAGATTTTTTGATCCGAAACGTTACGACCTTGCTAGTGTAGGGCGTTATAAAATTAACAAAAAGCTTCACATTAAAAACCGCCTGTTTAACCAACGGCTTGCAGAAACACTTGCAGACCCGGAGACAGGAGAAGTAATCGCAGAAAAAGGTGATCTTCTCGATCGTCGACTTCTCGATAAAATCACACCATACATTGAATCAAATGTAGGCTTTAGAAAGTTCCATCCATCTGGCGGTGTGCTAAATAATGACATTACGATTCAATCAATTAAAATATATGCCCCTCAGGATGGAGACGAGGAGCAGATTTTAAATGTGCTTGGCAATGGATCAATTGAAGAGCATGTAAAAAACATTATGCCTTCGGACATTATTGCATCGATCAGTCATTTCTTTAACCTACTGTTTAATGTAGGTGGCACAGATGATATTGATCATCTAGGAAATCGTCGTTTGCGTTCTGTTGGTGAGCTTTTGCAAAACCAATTCCGCATCGGTTTATCACGTATGGAGCGTGTCGTTCGTGAACGGATGTCTATTCAAGACACCAATGCGATCACACCACAGGCGTTGATTAATATCCGCCCAGTTATTGCGTCAATTAAAGAGTTTTTCGGAAGCTCGCAGTTGTCTCAATTTATGGATCAGACGAATCCGTTGGCAGAGCTTACACACAAACGCCGACTATCTGCCCTAGGACCAGGTGGTTTGACACGTGATCGTGCGGGTGTAGAGGTTCGTGACGTTCACTACTCTCACTATGGGCGTATGTGTCCAATCGAAACCCCAGAGGGACCGAACATTGGGTTGATTAACTCGTTGTCCAGTTTCGCCAAGGTGAACAAATTCGGTTTCATTGAGACACCATACCGACGTGTCGATCCGGAAACGGGCAAGGTGACCTCGCGAATTGATTATCTAACTGCTGACGAAGAGGACAACTACGTCGTTGCACAGGCAAATGCACGTCTGAATGACGATGGCTCGTTTGTCGATGACAATATTGTTTGTCGTTTCCGAGGGGAAAACAATCTTGTTAGTCGAGACCGTGTTGACTATATGGACGTTTCTCCTAAACAAGTTGTTTCGGCGGCTACAGCATGTATCCCATTTTTGGAGAACGATGACTCAAACCGTGCCCTCATGGGAGCAAACATGCAACGTCAGGCCGTTCCATTGTTAACACCTGATGCCCCAGTTGTTGGTACAGGTATGGAGTATGTGTCCGGGAAAGACTCCGGTGCAGCGGTCATTTCTCGTTACGATGGTATTGTTGAAAAGGTTGAAGCCAAACAAGTTTGGGTTCGACGCACGGAAGACGTGAATGGTCAGCTCGTTAAAGGCGACCTTGATAAATACCGTTTGGCTAAATTCATTCGTTCCAACCAAGGAACATGTTATAACCAGCGTCCGATCGTCGCGGAAGGCGATCATGTGACAAAAGGAGAAATTCTCGCAGATGGTCCGTCAATGGACTTTGGAGAGCTAGCCCTTGGTCAAAACATCCTCGTTGCCTTTATGACATGGGATGGGTACAACTATGAGGATGCCATTATAATGAGTGAGCGTCTCGTAAAAGATGATGTGTATACATCGATTCACATTGAGGAGTACGAATCAGAAGCGCGGGATACAAAGCTTGGCCCTGAAGAGATTACGAGGGACATCCCGAATGTTGGTGAGGACGCACTCCGTAACCTTGATGATCGAGGTATCATTCGTATAGGTGCAGAAGTGCACGACAATGATTTGCTTGTTGGTAAGGTCACGCCTAAAGGTGTAACGGAGTTAACTGCTGAAGAGCGCTTACTTCATGCCATCTTTGGTGAAAAAGCACGTGAGGTTCGAGATACGTCATTACGTGTGCCACATGGCGCAGGCGGAATCGTGCTTGATGTGAAGATCTTTAATCGTGAAGACGGCGACGAACTGCCTCCAGGTGTAAATCAGCTTGTCCGCGCGTATATCGTTCAGAAGAGAAAGATCTCAGAAGGCGATAAAATGGCCGGACGTCACGGAAACAAAGGTGTCATTTCAAAGATCCTTCCAGAGGAAGATATGCCATTCTTGCCTGACGGTACTCCTGTCGACATTATGTTAAACCCACTCGGCGTACCATCGCGTATGAACATCGGTCAGGTTCTTGAGATGCATCTTGGAATGGCAGCTAGACAGCTTGGCATACGCATTGCATCACCAGTCTTTGACGGAGCACGCGAGGAAGATGTGTGGGAGACTTTAGAAGAAGCAGGCATGCCGCGTGATGCAAAATCTGTACTGTACGATGGCCGTACCGGTGATCCGTTTGATAACCGTGTGTCTGTAGGTATTATGTACATGATCAAACTTGCACACATGGTTGATGATAAGTTGCACGCCCGTTCGACAGGCCCTTACTCTCTCGTTACACAACAGCCGCTCGGAGGAAAAGCACAATTCGGCGGACAGCGTTTTGGAGAGATGGAAGTATGGGCATTGGAAGCCTATGGTGCTGCCTACATGCTTCAGGAGATTCTAACCGTGAAATCAGATGACGTGGTTGGACGTGTAAGAACCTATGAAGCTATTGTAAAAGGTGAGAATGTGCCTGAACCGGGCATCCCTGAATCTTTCAAAGTATTAATTAAAGAACTTCAAAGCCTTGGCATGGACGTAAAGATGCTTTCTGCTGATGAACAAGAAATTAATTTGCAGGATGTTGAAGATGACGAGGATGGCTCAGCTGACAAGTTAAACTTAGATACGGAACCAAGCCAGGAAGTATAA
- the rpsL gene encoding 30S ribosomal protein S12 codes for MPTINQLVRKGRYSKSKTSDSPALNRGLNSLKKVQTNYSAPQKRGVCTRVGTMTPKKPNSALRKYARVRLSNGNEVTAYIPGVGHNLQEHSVVLIRGGRVKDLPGVRYHIVRGALDTAGVDGRRQGRSKYGAKRPKQAN; via the coding sequence GTGCCAACGATTAACCAATTAGTACGTAAAGGGCGCTACAGCAAGTCGAAAACATCTGACTCTCCAGCATTGAACAGAGGTTTGAACAGCTTGAAAAAGGTTCAAACCAACTATTCAGCTCCTCAAAAAAGAGGCGTATGCACAAGAGTAGGGACAATGACTCCGAAAAAGCCAAACTCAGCACTTCGTAAATACGCTCGTGTACGTTTGTCTAACGGGAATGAGGTTACAGCTTACATTCCTGGTGTTGGTCATAACCTTCAAGAGCATAGTGTTGTTTTGATTCGCGGCGGACGTGTGAAAGACTTACCAGGTGTACGTTATCACATCGTTCGTGGTGCGCTTGATACAGCTGGTGTAGATGGACGCCGTCAAGGACGTTCTAAATACGGAGCTAAAAGACCTAAGCAAGCTAATTAA